Below is a genomic region from Rhizobium sp. 9140.
GTATCGGAGTGCCTATGGAGACAGCGTAGAGGCAGTCATAAAAATACACAGTTTTAATAGACTATTTTTTCGAGCATATTTGAAATCGCTTTCTCAAGTGCGGCCTTCCGGCAAAATGCTGCCGGCAGGACGGTTTGCGCCGCTCCTCCCCGAAGGTTTCATGGCCGATCATGGTGGAAGCTTTGCGTAAGCGCTCACATCGGCACAAACACATGCTCGGGAGACCGTGAAAAAGAGCATGCAATATCTGTCATCGGCGAACACCACGCTTAGTCTACAGACCAACTCAGTTTCCCGGGTGCGACCTCGGGACTTTCGACCTGCGACGGAGCACATCATGCCGATCACCAGACGTTCCCTCACCGCCGCTTTGGCCGGCACAGCGCTTCTTCCCCTTCTCGGCATCCTGCCCGCCCGCGCTGCCGACAAGGTTATCCGCGTCGGCTACCAAAAATACGGCACGCTGGTGCTGCTGAAAGGCAAGGCCATTCTGGAGGAGAAGCTGGAGAAAATCGGCTACACCGTCGAATGGTCCGAATTCCCGGCGGGGCCGCAATTGCTGGAAGCGCTGAATGTCGGCGCCGTCGATTTCGGCTCGACCGGCGAGACGCCGCCGATCTTTGCGCAGGCTGCCGGCGCGCCCCTCGTCTATGTCGCCCACGAGCCGCCTGCACCCCGTGGCGAGGCCATCCTCGTGCCGGCCGACAGCCCGATCAAGACCGTTGCCGACCTCAAGGGCAAGAACGTCGCGCTGAACAAGGGCTCGAACGTCCACTTCCTGCTGGTCAAGGCGCTGGAAGATGCGGGACTTGCCTATACAGACATCAAGACCTCGTTCCTGCCGCCGGCCGATGCCCGCGCCGCCTTCGAACAGGGCGCCGTCGATGCCTGGGTCATCTGGGATCCTTTTCAGGCCGCAGCCGAAGCCGCCATCGGCGCACGCACCTTGCGCAACGGCGAAAACCTCGTGCCGAACCACCAGTTCTACCTAAGCACGAAGAGCTTCGTGGACGCCCATGCCGAAGCGCTCGACGTGACGATCACCGCCATCGGCGAGATCGACCAGTGGGCAAAGGCAAACACCGCAACGGCCGCACAGGAACTCGCCCCCATCGTCGGCATTCCCAACGATATCCTCGCCATCGCGCTCGGACGTCAGTCCTTCGGCGTCACGCCGCTCAGCCAAGCGGTCGTCGCGCAGCAGCAGGTGATCGCCGACACCTTCCACACGCTCGGCCTTATCCCCGCGCCGATCGTCATTGCCGACAACGTCCGCAAGGGTGGTGCCTGATGGCGGAAGCCTCGCTCGCCGGCTCCGGAACCGAAGCCTCCGGCGCATCGCGGAAACGAACGCGCTCGGATCGCGCTCCCGGTACGGGCGCCGCCATCTGGCAGCGCGCCGCACCCTGGGCATTGCCGGTCGCGATCCTCGTCCTCTGGGAGATCGCCTCGCGCAGCGGCCTCGTCACCGCTCGTCTCATTCCCGCGCCGACCGCCGTCGCCGCCGCTTTCTGGCGGCTGCTGCTCGACGGCTCGCTCCTCTACCACACGCTCGCCTCTACTCAGCGGGCGGTGATCGGCCTCCTCATCGGCGGCGGCATCGGCTTTGCGCTGGGCGTGATCAACGGCCTGTGGCGGCCGGCGGAAACCTTCCTCGACAGCACGATCCAGATGGTGCGCAACGTGCCGCACCTGGCGCTCATCCCGCTCGTCATCCTCTGGTTCGGCATCGGCGAGACGGCGAAGATCTTCCTCGTCTCCGTCGGCGTGTTCTTTCCGATCTACATGAATACCTTCTACGGCGTGCGCACCATCGACCCGCAGGTCGTCGAGATGGCCGAAGTCTACGGACTCAACCGCCGCGCCATGATCCTGCGCATCATCCTGCCCGGCGCCCTGCCCTCCATCCTCGTGGGCCTGCGCTATGCACTCGGCTTCATGTGGCTGACGCTGATCGTTGCCGAAACCATCTCGGCCACTAACGGCATCGGCTACATGACCATGAACGCTCGCGAGTTCCTGCAGACCGACGTCGTGCTGCTTGGCATCATCGTCTACGCCCTGCTCGGCAAGGTCGCCGATCTCGCCACGCGCGCCATCGAACGGCGCGTCCTCTCCTGGCATCCGGCCTATCAGGGTCGGGAAAAGGGAACGCCATGACTCTCGCACTGAAATCTTCCCACACCGCACAGCAACAGGAAACGAGACGGCCGGCAACACCGGTCAACGGACTGCCTCTGTCGCTGTCGAACCTGGAAAAGCGCTTCGGTGCGCTGAGCGTCCTCAAGAAGTTCTCGCTGGACGTGCCCGCCGGCCGGTTCCTCGCCGTCGTCGGGCGCTCGGGCGGCGGCAAGTCCACGTTGATGCGCCTCATCGCCGGGCTGGACAAGCCGACCTCCGGCACCGTCGCCATCGGCGGTGAGACGGTCGAAGGGCTCAATCCCGATGTGCGCCTGCTCTTCCAGGAGGCCCGGCTGGTGCCGTGGCAGCGCGTGGGGGAAAATGTCGGCATCGCCCGCAGTCCCCAATGGCAGGAAACGGCCCGCACCACACTGCGGGATGTCGGCCTCGAAGGCCGGGAAAACGACTGGCCCCATGTGCTCTCCGGTGGGCAGAAACAGCGCGTAGCGCTCGCCCGCGCCCTCGTCAGCCAGCCGCGCATCCTCCTGCTCGATGAGCCCTTCGGTGCACTCGACGCCCTGACGCGCATCGAGATGCACCGGCTTCTCGAAACGCTGTGGACCGCGCGCGGTTTCACCACCGTGCTGATCACCCATGACGTCGCGGAAGCCGTCGCGCTGGCCGACCGCGTCGTCGTGCTGCGCGAAGGCGCCGTCGCGCTGGACATCGACATCGACCTCGACCGTCCCCGCAGGGAGTTGGCCGATCCGCGTGCAGTGGATCTTCAACGGCGGATTCTGGAGGCGGTCTGACGCCTTTCCCGTGAACCGGACTTTACCAGAAAGGCTCTGCATGGGCTATTGGCGCCTTGTCTGCCGGCAATTCACACAGGTAGCGCGCTCGGTCATGAAAAGCGCCTTTGCGGCACGCCAAGCAATCGCTTCAGAACACACCAATTCCTCGAAACATTCTCCCGACCTTACGCGTTAACCCGTCATAAAAATCAGAAGACAGCGGTGGGAGTGAAGCATGACCGATCAGCAGAAAATGTCCTTCGACGCGAGCCTCCTCAAGATTATCGTCGCCGCCGGCGCTGCGCTCATTACCGTATCCGCCCCGGTGCTACTTTTGGTCTGACGGATCGCTCTACGGTCTGACGAGTCCGATAGTCCTGCGCTCGGCGCCAGTGATCTGAACAACCACATGAGCAAGCGTTTGGCCAAACCGGCGACAAGCATTTTGTGAAAATATACGCATAATGTGAAAGAAAAGATCGGCTTCGGGAAAGCCATTGATTTCGCTGGTCGGAGTGGCAGGATTTGAACCTGCGACCCCCACGTCCCGAACGACGTATGTATTCGCGAAAGCCCGCAACTCCGGGCTTTCGCGAGCAAACCTTTCCCTCTTTGTTCTAATCATGTTCCGCAAAACTGTGCGGAAGCTGTGCGAAAACGGCCAACCTAAGCCGCGCCGCAGATCGAACGGGAGAGGTTATGAACGAGGTCTTCAGGCGCCCTTTGCAAGCGCCGATCCCCCGCTTTGTAAGACTGCCCAAAACATTTTCTGAAGCGGCATCCAGCTATATCGAGCATGGCGGCGAGGCGAAGTATCTGCGGCACGTCATCGATCGCATTGGTGATGTGGACGTCACCTCGATATACCCGTTCGATGTCCGCGAACTTGCAAAAGAGCTTTTGCCAACGCAGCGAAACTCCACCCGAAACAGATGCGTGATCACGCCGATCCGAGCCGTCCTCAATCACGCCTACGATCGAGGATGGGGAGACATCGTCCGTATCAAGAACATGAAAGAGGAGCGGCCTCGTAGAAAGAAAGCGGCGTCGCAGGCATGGCTGCACGCATTCGTTCGTCAGTGCTCAATGGATCGCCTGGAGCATCTTGCCAACCTCGTTCTTTTCATGAGCCAAACCGGCGCTCGCGTATCAGAGGCCGTCGCGCTTCAATGGCGAAACGTCGACCTTGCGCGCCGCACTGCGCTGCTGGTCAAGACCAAGACGGATCACAACTCGACGCGCCATTTGACAGACCAGCTCGTCGCCCGGCTCTATGCAGCGTCGCCGAATGCATCACCTGACGGAAGAGTGTTTCGCTACACCAACCGGCATTCCGTCAATGAGCGTATTGCCGCCGTCTGTGCCCGCGCAGGGATTTCCTACAAGCCGTCACACACATGCGGCCGGCACGCTTTTGCGAATAATACCCTTGCTATGGGAATAGATATCAAGTCTGCGATGGATGCCGGCGGCTGGCGCAGCATCAATGTGTTTCTCGGCACGTATGCCAACCCGCGGAACTCCGGCCGGGTGGTGGCCGATCGTCACAACCTCTACCAGTTCGACACGGATCTATAATACGGCTTGCTTGGATGGATACCCGAACGAGCCGGAAGATAGAGACGACGGCAAATTATTTCGATAGCCTCGGCATTGCGATTCGACGGCACATGTCTTACGCGTAGGCAACTAAATGCATGTGCGGGGGCGATAGTGCGCAGTCGGGATCTTCCGGAATTTGATAACCCGCCGCTGAATGAGATGATTGTCGGAGTTCAGTTCAATCCTGCGGAAACATACTCGCAGATTCGCGCCGGAGAAGTGTGGTCTTTGTTCAAGAAACGATACCCGCTACACGAAGAACACCCGCCTCTCCTTCCCCAGTTTGAGACCTTCGGGTTACCAGCACCGCCGCAGTTTGGCTTCAATATGGTCAACGGCGGGCAGCATGATCGCTTTTGGTTTCTCACGCCTGACCGACGAGAGCTGATACAGTTTCAAGAGGATCGCCTCTTGCATAACTGGAGGCAGGTGGACGGCGCCCCCACTGTAAAATACCCACGATTTGAAAACATTCTAGATAAGTTTTCAGAGGAAGCCACGGAGCTGTCTAGGTATTTCTCGTCTATTGGAAGCCGACCTATTACATTCAATCAGGCTGAGATAACATATACCAATCATATTGTCTTAAACAATAGCGACATTGGTTCGACACATGTTGACTATCTAAACGTTCTGAATTTAGAACGTGTCGTTGACCCAGACGACATCGTTTTTATTATGAGAAGAGTGCTTTCAAACGGCGAAAATCCATTTGCACGTCTGATTGTTGAGGCAAAAACCGCCGTTCACAATCAAACGTTTCAGAGAATGGTGGTTTTGTCGCTCACCGTAAGAGGCAACCCGCCGGATGGCAGCCTTGAAGATGTACTTTGGTTTCTTAAGTTGGGACACGAAGTGATCGTTGAGGAGTTTACCGCGATCACAACAGATTATGCTCATGAAGTTTGGGGCAGGACATACTGATGGCAGCACAGGCCGCTACTAACACACCCTACTCCAGTAGTCACGCACATCGATATCCAACTGACCCATTCAACAAGAGGGTACTGCAGACCCGTGCACCTGACTGGGAAAGTTTAATCCTTACCAGGCTGGAGGAACTCGTGCGGCTGCCTTACAACTGGGACGGCTACGGGGGTACGGCAATTGGGTTTGGCTTAGCTACGTTCGTAATGAAGATGCTTGGTTCGGCATGCCCTCACGGGACGAGGGCGCCCGCAATTGTGCCTGCAGGCAATGGCGACGTTCAGGTCGAATGGCATACGTTTGAATATGATATTGAGCTACATGTTGAGGCTCCATTTCGGGTCCACGCGTGCCGTGTGCACAATGGTGAGATAGAAGAACGATTGCTGACGAATGAATTCTCTCTCGTCGCCAATTGGCTGCGTGAGATGGAGGCAGCAATTGCCGCTCGAACCACCGCCGCGTGATGATCAGGGCCAGGTCATACCTCACGACCATCCAGAAGTTCTTGACGAACATGGCGTGATACGCCGCATATCCCGACATCACCTTGTGATGGACGAGAAAGTTGGAGGCATGCGCGTGTCCTCAGCGGCCTTCAGTTGTTCCAGCGGCATAAATGGCGGCATGTCTGTTGATCTCGAAACGTCGATTTTAGAGGCGGGTCTCGACCCGCGGATTTTCGTCATCAACCCTCCCTTCATTGGAGCGGTTCGCTTCATTGCAGGATATCTTCGATCGGAAAGCCTGTTAGTGGGGAGTGATCCACTCCCGGAGAACCCTCATCACGGTGAGGTATGGGGAAATTTTTCGAAAGGACTCCGTACTCGGCTCCTCAGCAACTCAGTTATGCTCGTAGAACCCCAGTAACCACCACAACAATATACAGCTTGGGAAGCTTCGAGAACCCTGAGCCTTTTCAAGGCAGCGTTTCACTCAGTTGCGCCAGACGCCCCTATCAGCCCATGCAGCTTGACTCGGAATGCTGTGAGAACATACTGAGAACGAAATCTCAGTCAGCAGGCAGCGAGTCCCACCATGAGCGACGAAAACAGAACGGCATCTACCGCCAAGATGGAGATGTACGAGCACTACTGCGTCGAGCCTTCATGTCGCGCATGGGGTTCCTTCGGCTATGACCGGGGCCGAGGCGTTACCGACTGGTGGTGCAGTGAGCACGTCCCGCGCGACGAGAACGGCGAGCGGAAGATGAGCTACTGACGCCATGGTGATGGGAGATCTGAAGACACCGCACGATCACGTCTACTTCGAGATCCGCATGGCCTACTCGCTCTCGCCTCAATACCAGAAGCGAGGATTCGGCGGGTCAAAGCCCGGCAAAGGCAGGCAGCCACGGGTTATCCTGCAACTGGCAAAGGCTATGGCCGCACGGCTCGACTATGCCCTGACGTTCGCCCCACACTCGGTTGCTGATCTCGAACGCGTCATCTGCTCGACAATGGAGGCATACGCGCCAGAAGCCGCCTATGAGACCGTCATTCGGGACGGCAACAAGCGGGAAGAAGCTCAGAGATTTTTGACCGGCCGGGTCACGGATGATCTGATTGCGGCCTTCACGTTCGAGAAGAAGGCATTTACCGGCCTGCATCCTATCACTGCTTCCAGCTACCCGCCGGGATGGAACTGGCAAGAGCGACTGAAGAACGGAGAACTTTGAGCCCTGCGGAACGAGTCTCCACACTGATGGTTGTCCACACGAAAGGGAGACCCGTCATGGAAGAAATCTTCAGCCCCAAGTTTACCAAGGACCACCCGGACTATGCGCTGGAATGTGAGGAGGCGTTAGACCTACCCGTGCAGGAACTGATCGAGGATGCGGTTCAGGCCGGCTGGGATAACCGGACGATCTTTAAGGCTCTGGCGAAGCTCGCAGGGGCGAAGGCGTTGGCCTATGAGGAAGATCCGGACCCGGAGGATGACCCGGCCTTGTCCGACAGCAGCACGCCGGAGTTCGGCACATTCCCCGTCGAGTGACCGCTCCCACCCCGCGCACCGCACGCACGGGGTGGATCAGGTCGCGCCGCGGAGAATCAGTAGCACGGACCGTTCAGCTTGCCGAGATCGATGTTCCGATCAGGATGCCGGCGATCAGCGATCCGATCCCAACAGCAAGAACCATCGACCAAATGGCCCTGCTTCCGATCTTGTCGTTCTTGACGCCAGGAGCCGACAGGAAGAGCATTCCCGAGACCATGAAGGCAAATGGCCAGAAGCCAGAGATAGCGCTCTCTGACCACGACACGGGCCTCCCTGCATAGTTGAATAGGATCACGTAAATCCTCTGGCAAAGAAGCACGCACCAAACGATGAAAATGCCGAGGATGAGCTGCAACTCGCCGCTATCGGCTCCGTCCCTCAGCGACTTCATTGCCGATGGGAACCATGTTGCCGTGATGATAATAGCGGTCCCGAAGGCCAGCGAGTTGAAGACATCCCGTAGAATGATGGCCGGCACGAACATCGCCGGAATCCAATAGGCCAGAACGGCCAGTACGGTGATGACGATGGCCTTGTTCGGGCTGATGGTGCGGATCATCGATGCTCTCCGGATACGATGCTGAGGACGTTGCCGGCAAGCTGCTGGCGGATTTGCCAAGATGAGCGTTCCGCCGCAACGACGACCTCCGCTGTTCTTGCCCGATGATGTTTGATCTCGGCTTCAATGGACTCGTCGCGATCGGCTGCCGCGACGTTAAGATGCGTTATCGGTTCGACGTGCCCGCCGAAGAGTTGCCTGAGGAGCCTCATGCCATTCCCTTTCCGCGGACAGCGGCCAACAGAGCGTCGTTCTGGTTCTTGTAGTCCTTGGCGAACTCATAGCCGAGCTTCGCCTCGGTGACCCGGTCATCATAGATTTCCTTGATGAGCGCGTCCTTCGCCGCCAGCTCGACCTTATGGGCCGTGTCCTTCGCCTCGAGCTTATTCCACAGCTTGATGACCACATAAGCGAGAACGAGAACGCTCGTTCCGAGAACGCCTTCTGTCAGGTACGGGCGAGCGATTTCGTTTACGAGGTCAGGCTGCATGCGGGCTTGCTCTTATTTCGACTGAACGATGATGTCTGGCTGGTTGGCCGGCGTCTGGATCACCACCGGCGCATCCTTCGGCAGCTGTTCGTCGATGGCCTTGGCAGCGTCGAGACCCTTTTGCGAGGGACGCCTGTAGATCGCCCAGGCGACTGTCCCGAGCGTGATGGCGCCGCCAACGATCGCGTCGAGGTTCTGGCTGAGGATTGCGCTCTGCTCGTCGTCGATCCAACCACGCGTGGCCAACGCCGCGCCGATCGCCGCGAGCGCATAGCGCAAGATCATGGGGAGATAGTTGGTGATGTTCATTTCAGGCTCCTTTCACGAGCGGTGGGCGTCGAGGATGGCATCGTGGAAGGCGTAGGCCTGCCGGGCGATGTCTTCGGCCTTGTCATTGCCGTTGATGATGCGACGGGCGCCGACCCAGTCGGCCGACTTGCTGTTGAGGTAGTCGCTCAGCTTCTTGCCGGTGAAGCGGCCATGGACCATGCCGTCGAACATGATCCGGACGGCAGTCTTCGGCTCTAGGGCAGTGTCCGGCGCGCCCTCGATGCCGTAGGTCCGGTAGTTGTCGCGGCCGGTGATCTGCACGAGGCCGCGCCCGCGATAGCGCCAGCCGTCGCCGCTGGCCTCGCTGCCGTTGCCGATCCGATTGGCGTAGGCGCGATTGGCGATCTTCTCCGGCTTGCGCGCGTAGGAGTTAGCTTGAGCGGCCGTGAAGTATTTCGGGAAGGTGGCGCGCAGACCGGCCGCCGAATAGTTCAAGTTCTCGACCACCGGCTGCATGGCTCTGCCGGTCTCGTGGAAGGCCGTGGCCAGCATGTAGGCCAGCCAGCGGAGATCGGTGAGCCCCGACGCCTCCCATGCCGACAGGATCTCCTCCATGCCGGCAACCTGCCCTGGGGTCAGGCGCCCGTCGAAAAGCTGCGCAGAGGTTCGCACCCCCGCGAAGAAGGTCGCGTGCTTCATGATGATGTTCCTGTGGTTGTGCGCAAGCCTCGCTTCAGCGAAGACGAGTAGGCTGGCCTTCTGACAATCAGGAGGCTGGGATGGCTTCAGACGATATCAACTGGATGGCGTGGTTCGTCGTCGCCGAGCAAATGACGCGCGGCGAAAAGGACGCGGCTAAAATGGTGGCTGCGGGCATCCGGCTCGAAAGGCGCCGCTGGCTAGAGCAGCAATATTATCGGCCGCCAGCTACTTCAGGAGTGCCAGATGACGTATGACTGGGATGGAAAGCGGACACGGCAGCTGAAGATCATCCAGGGTGTTGCTGTCGGTATGACCGTCGTGGCGGTATGTGCAGGCTTCGCAGCGCTGCTGGCCCTAGGTGCTGATCTTCCGTTCGGCCTAGTCGGGTAAGGCGTCTAGGGCGACCTAGTAATAGCGAGGGCGATGCAGCTCGGATTAGATATCCAATAACCGCGATTAATCGCGACTACCGTGAGCTATTCGCTGATGCTTTCGCGGATCGACGCTGCGTCATCTCTTGCCTGCTTCAGCTTCGCCTGCGTCGTTTCCAATTCGGAATTGAGATGCGCGAGATAGGTCTCATACTGTTCGGCCTCGCGATCGAGGCTCTGGGCTGCGCGCATCATGGTTTCGTTGACATTGCTCATTTGGAAAATCCTCTCCGTTAGATTTCAGTTTGTGTGGTTGGTCGGCTGGAAGGCATTATCCGCCTCCATAGGTCTCCTTCTCTAGGCCCATGAGCCGTCTAAGACCGGGCCCACTGAGAAGCCTCTGTCGGAAACGACCGCATTATTCAGCGCCGCAAGCTCGGCCTGCAACGCGGCGATTTGATCCTCAGCGGCTATGCGTGCCTGGCGCTCGGCGTTGGCATCGGCGATCGCAGCCTGCACCGCCTCATGCGCAACGGCTACCTCCGCCAAGGCGGCATCGTTCACACCCTTCACAAGGACCGACGCCGGGAAGCCCAGCTCTTCCGCCTGCTCAGCAGTCAAGGCGTCGCTGAAACTCGTGACCATTTCGCTCGGCCGATGCGGGTTGGGAGAGCGCATTCCAAGAATGACGTGGAATGCAGATGGCTCCTTTTCATCGGAGGCGCGCCCTCGGTAGAGAAACTCATGCACATAAACTTCCATGATCGCACTCCTTAGGCTGATACGGTGACGTTGGTGCCGCTGATCTTCCATGCGGACCCGTTGGAGATGACCTCGACACCGGTTCCAGCACCCGACGCTTCCTGCATGCCGAGACCGGTGAATGCTCGGCCATTGGATGCCCAAGCCTTGCCACGGGGTGTGGCGCTGGCGGCAGGGAGTGTTGCCACGGTGTAAGGGGGCAGTTGAGGCGGGCCGGTGAACACGGCAGCGGATAAGCGGGCATAGAGCGTGTTCAGTTCTTCCTCGGTCTGGCGAACTCTTTGCCAGACCGAAAAAGCGCCGCTGTTTGATCGTATTCGACGGTATGTTTTGCTGTCCGTCAGCGTCCCACCGATCTCTGTGAGTATCTGCTCACAATGAGCAGTGCCGCGCGCTTTAACGATCCCAAAACAAAATTGCGCCACAGGCGAGTTAAGCGCAGTGTCCAGCCCGGTATAAAAACCGGGTTCAATCGCCAAGTCCCAATTGGTTACACTGACGATTGTGGAGCGAAGCCTGTCAGGTAGCTGAGCGTCAAGGATTGTCCCCGTGAGATCAGCCGCAGAACCCGATGAAGCGACAGGGGCAAGACCCAAGGCCGTTCGTGCAGCGGACTGGCTAGCACTTCTCAGCAAGGAGCGACCGATCGAGGTAGAACCCGACATGGCGCCCAATCCGACCACGTCTATGCCGAGATGCAGGTTTGCCACGATCTCCCGGCCAATCGCCGGCAGTTCGATGAGGCCCGGATGGTTGATCTTATTAGAAGGGCAGACATCGAGCGTCGTCAGGCCGCCCAACGCTGCGATGAAGCGATCGTCGTAAAGGTGATCGACCGGCACGAACGGGACATCGAGCGCATCCGCGACACGCTTGATCAGCCGGTTCGTGAATGCCCAGTTGTGGATCGCCAGTGTGCGCGGACGGGCCACTCCAACGAAGATCGGCAGAATGCCGGCAGCAAGGAAGGTCTGGCCGATGATGGTCAGCCGCGTTTCGCTGTCGGGGTTGCCGAGTTCGTTCATGCCAAGCGGCACTAGGGCCGCATGCGCACCGGACGCGGCGGCACTGGTCAGCCAGGACGTAGGCGTAGAACCGGAAACCGCATCTGCCGAGGACCATCCGGCAACGGACCAGTTGTCGTAGACAAGATCCTGCCCGAGCACATAGCCCTGCTTTTCGAGCGCTGATACGACTTCCCAGGCCATGCCTACACGTGTGTGAACGACACCTGCGCCGTCGTCGGCTCGGCCGAGCTGCACAGCCGTGTAGAGCGGGATCGTCGCCAGAACGTCGGAGCCGTAGCCCTCAGCAAGATAGACGGCTGTGGAGCGGTCACGCATGGTGCCGTTCGGAGCTGTGGACGACGGCACGGACGAATGCTGGGCATTGATGCTGTCACCGAAGCTGATCAGCTTGATCGCCTGCCGGCTGGCAGCACGCGCCGTCAGAGTTTTTGCACGACGACGGTT
It encodes:
- a CDS encoding sulfonate ABC transporter substrate-binding protein, which translates into the protein MPITRRSLTAALAGTALLPLLGILPARAADKVIRVGYQKYGTLVLLKGKAILEEKLEKIGYTVEWSEFPAGPQLLEALNVGAVDFGSTGETPPIFAQAAGAPLVYVAHEPPAPRGEAILVPADSPIKTVADLKGKNVALNKGSNVHFLLVKALEDAGLAYTDIKTSFLPPADARAAFEQGAVDAWVIWDPFQAAAEAAIGARTLRNGENLVPNHQFYLSTKSFVDAHAEALDVTITAIGEIDQWAKANTATAAQELAPIVGIPNDILAIALGRQSFGVTPLSQAVVAQQQVIADTFHTLGLIPAPIVIADNVRKGGA
- a CDS encoding ABC transporter permease subunit; translated protein: MAEASLAGSGTEASGASRKRTRSDRAPGTGAAIWQRAAPWALPVAILVLWEIASRSGLVTARLIPAPTAVAAAFWRLLLDGSLLYHTLASTQRAVIGLLIGGGIGFALGVINGLWRPAETFLDSTIQMVRNVPHLALIPLVILWFGIGETAKIFLVSVGVFFPIYMNTFYGVRTIDPQVVEMAEVYGLNRRAMILRIILPGALPSILVGLRYALGFMWLTLIVAETISATNGIGYMTMNAREFLQTDVVLLGIIVYALLGKVADLATRAIERRVLSWHPAYQGREKGTP
- a CDS encoding ABC transporter ATP-binding protein — encoded protein: MTLALKSSHTAQQQETRRPATPVNGLPLSLSNLEKRFGALSVLKKFSLDVPAGRFLAVVGRSGGGKSTLMRLIAGLDKPTSGTVAIGGETVEGLNPDVRLLFQEARLVPWQRVGENVGIARSPQWQETARTTLRDVGLEGRENDWPHVLSGGQKQRVALARALVSQPRILLLDEPFGALDALTRIEMHRLLETLWTARGFTTVLITHDVAEAVALADRVVVLREGAVALDIDIDLDRPRRELADPRAVDLQRRILEAV
- a CDS encoding tyrosine-type recombinase/integrase encodes the protein MNEVFRRPLQAPIPRFVRLPKTFSEAASSYIEHGGEAKYLRHVIDRIGDVDVTSIYPFDVRELAKELLPTQRNSTRNRCVITPIRAVLNHAYDRGWGDIVRIKNMKEERPRRKKAASQAWLHAFVRQCSMDRLEHLANLVLFMSQTGARVSEAVALQWRNVDLARRTALLVKTKTDHNSTRHLTDQLVARLYAASPNASPDGRVFRYTNRHSVNERIAAVCARAGISYKPSHTCGRHAFANNTLAMGIDIKSAMDAGGWRSINVFLGTYANPRNSGRVVADRHNLYQFDTDL
- a CDS encoding TIGR04255 family protein: MRSRDLPEFDNPPLNEMIVGVQFNPAETYSQIRAGEVWSLFKKRYPLHEEHPPLLPQFETFGLPAPPQFGFNMVNGGQHDRFWFLTPDRRELIQFQEDRLLHNWRQVDGAPTVKYPRFENILDKFSEEATELSRYFSSIGSRPITFNQAEITYTNHIVLNNSDIGSTHVDYLNVLNLERVVDPDDIVFIMRRVLSNGENPFARLIVEAKTAVHNQTFQRMVVLSLTVRGNPPDGSLEDVLWFLKLGHEVIVEEFTAITTDYAHEVWGRTY
- a CDS encoding Pam3-gp28 family putative phage holin, whose product is MNITNYLPMILRYALAAIGAALATRGWIDDEQSAILSQNLDAIVGGAITLGTVAWAIYRRPSQKGLDAAKAIDEQLPKDAPVVIQTPANQPDIIVQSK